A DNA window from Pseudodesulfovibrio thermohalotolerans contains the following coding sequences:
- a CDS encoding rod-binding protein — MIDSTMDPRLAASVADTKDLDRFKSEMQGLRKNLSGGDPDKMAKLKKACQNFEAVFIGKLWEQMKQSVPKEGYLHSKQEDSYMSMFNRDFSEKMAEAGGIGLADMIFDQLSRKLKEASHDTLSGGVDIAPVKAEPIPLNRDAKAIALNRPTGMTLEDWGGSAVIENSKGTVLDAAVEKTEESAPAGRVLSDVEVKARLEELARRLEARRTGADVAGATVGARRSGYGTEAADNDAAIGRKLAEIG, encoded by the coding sequence ATGATCGACAGCACCATGGACCCCAGGCTGGCCGCGAGCGTGGCCGACACCAAGGACTTGGACCGTTTCAAGTCCGAAATGCAGGGGCTGCGGAAGAATCTGTCCGGGGGAGATCCGGACAAGATGGCCAAGCTGAAGAAGGCCTGCCAGAATTTCGAAGCTGTTTTCATCGGCAAGCTCTGGGAGCAGATGAAGCAGTCCGTGCCCAAGGAGGGATACCTGCACTCCAAGCAGGAGGATTCCTACATGTCCATGTTCAACCGGGACTTCTCGGAGAAGATGGCCGAGGCGGGCGGCATCGGGCTGGCGGACATGATCTTCGATCAGCTCAGCCGCAAGCTTAAGGAGGCCAGCCACGACACCCTGTCCGGCGGGGTGGATATCGCGCCGGTCAAGGCCGAGCCCATTCCCCTGAACCGGGACGCGAAGGCCATCGCCTTGAATCGTCCCACGGGTATGACCCTTGAGGACTGGGGCGGCAGCGCTGTGATCGAGAACTCCAAGGGGACGGTCTTGGACGCCGCCGTGGAAAAGACGGAGGAGTCCGCTCCCGCCGGGCGGGTTCTGAGCGACGTGGAGGTCAAGGCCCGTTTGGAGGAGTTGGCCCGCAGACTTGAGGCCCGGCGCACTGGCGCAGACGTTGCGGGAGCAACGGTCGGCGCACGACGGAGCGGCTATGGGACGGAAGCCGCCGACAACGACGCCGCGATTGGCCGGAAACTTGCAGAAATAGGATGA
- the flgN gene encoding flagellar export chaperone FlgN, with amino-acid sequence MIRLIEENLVRQNKAMLLMLLLLEEEFSRLTQLKPQSVSQVELSIQELMRQIVAERSSLRRMVIAVEPSAKRVRDLFPGLDREKGDSLRELLARLDAAEQKCGVQAAKNQQMAMALFDQSKGLLNFMHNQIKPKSTTAYGRSGRFAKGINDARLLSGRL; translated from the coding sequence ATGATCCGTCTGATAGAGGAAAATTTGGTCCGGCAGAACAAGGCCATGCTGCTCATGCTTCTCCTGTTGGAGGAAGAATTTTCCCGCCTCACCCAGCTCAAGCCCCAGTCCGTCTCCCAGGTGGAGTTGTCCATCCAGGAACTCATGCGTCAGATCGTGGCCGAACGCAGTTCTCTCCGCCGTATGGTCATCGCGGTCGAGCCGTCGGCCAAGCGTGTCAGGGATCTTTTCCCCGGCCTGGATCGCGAGAAGGGCGATTCCCTCCGCGAGCTGCTGGCCCGTCTCGACGCGGCCGAGCAGAAGTGCGGCGTGCAGGCGGCCAAGAACCAGCAGATGGCCATGGCCCTGTTCGACCAGAGCAAGGGGCTGCTCAACTTCATGCATAACCAGATCAAGCCCAAGTCCACCACGGCATACGGCCGGTCCGGCCGGTTCGCCAAGGGCATCAATGACGCGCGCCTGTTGAGCGGGAGGCTGTAA
- the flgK gene encoding flagellar hook-associated protein FlgK has translation MSFGANSILDMGRWALFASQVQLQVTGENISNVNTEGYSRRSVLLREGNYIDYSPGQLGTGVVAQEVVRHFDEMVESMYLEQSSLTSMWGNLWEQLKGVENLLNESSGTGVSDALSQYFNSWNEVAQRPDNYGARQTVVNDAATLITTLKSVDTNLSLMQERINSEVASQVNEANSLMNDIADLNQQIQVHNIEGQNNANALFDERARKVRALAELVDIKTIDNGGGNYTVLTGSGQTLVDGESAFSLEFRAPAKTEDLRPDSGFEGNVYFDGNDDYEYTIEFVSSNAGDPVGQVGSGANAAQFRVSLDGGVTWLKDEAGDVRYFSAREYDDRVNVEGLQIWFGSTDDAQGSPSGSFVDGDRFVISPHQGLYWVQNTSHAEEITPQLHFNGESNTQRLTGGSIAALLSFRDNYVGKYRSKLDELSESVIWETNRRHSQGAGLQAFTSVDGTYQVDYVDKALASDSTGLAFGDRLQAGSSFMHVYNESTGLQVSTAALDFDGSGATFDPAVHTLEDVRDAFNRTYAGTINATIVNNKLQLEAEDGYTFAFGTDSAGLYAALGLNTFFKGDDASSMAVNEKISGDLDFLATGHVNGAGEMNPGDNTTALAMYGLREVNVTMSTAMEGTTSQTILDYYNGIVGNVGTDTNRAQFNQNFYQALANDLDERQQQISGVNLDEEMSDLIKYQASYTAAAKLITTADEMLQTILSLKP, from the coding sequence ATGTCCTTCGGCGCCAACTCCATCCTCGATATGGGCCGGTGGGCCCTGTTCGCCTCGCAGGTGCAACTGCAGGTTACGGGCGAGAACATCTCCAACGTGAATACCGAGGGGTATTCCCGCCGTTCGGTGCTCCTGCGCGAAGGCAACTACATCGACTATTCCCCGGGCCAGCTCGGTACCGGCGTTGTAGCCCAGGAGGTGGTCAGGCATTTCGATGAGATGGTCGAGTCCATGTACCTGGAGCAGTCTTCCCTGACCAGCATGTGGGGCAACCTCTGGGAACAACTCAAGGGCGTGGAGAACCTGCTCAACGAGTCGAGCGGCACCGGGGTGAGCGACGCCCTGTCCCAATATTTCAATTCGTGGAACGAAGTGGCCCAGCGGCCGGACAACTACGGCGCGCGCCAGACCGTGGTTAATGACGCGGCCACCCTCATCACCACGCTCAAGTCTGTGGATACCAATCTCTCCCTCATGCAGGAGCGGATCAACAGCGAGGTGGCGTCGCAGGTGAACGAAGCCAACTCCCTGATGAACGACATCGCCGACCTGAACCAGCAAATCCAGGTCCATAACATCGAAGGCCAGAACAACGCCAACGCACTGTTCGACGAGCGGGCGCGCAAGGTCCGCGCCCTGGCCGAACTCGTGGACATCAAGACCATCGACAACGGCGGCGGCAATTACACCGTTCTTACCGGGTCCGGACAGACTCTGGTGGACGGGGAGAGCGCCTTTTCCCTGGAGTTCCGGGCTCCGGCCAAGACCGAGGACCTGCGGCCCGATTCCGGGTTCGAGGGCAACGTGTATTTCGACGGCAACGACGACTACGAATATACCATCGAGTTCGTTTCCTCTAATGCGGGCGATCCGGTGGGGCAGGTCGGGTCCGGCGCCAACGCGGCTCAGTTCCGCGTTTCTCTTGACGGCGGCGTGACATGGCTTAAGGACGAGGCGGGCGATGTACGGTATTTCAGCGCCCGCGAGTACGACGACCGCGTCAATGTCGAGGGCCTTCAAATATGGTTCGGCTCCACGGACGACGCCCAGGGATCGCCCTCCGGCTCCTTTGTGGACGGCGACCGATTCGTCATCAGCCCGCATCAGGGGCTCTATTGGGTGCAGAACACCTCCCATGCCGAGGAGATAACCCCGCAGCTTCATTTCAACGGCGAGTCGAACACCCAGCGGCTCACGGGCGGCAGCATCGCCGCGCTCCTGTCTTTCCGGGACAACTACGTGGGCAAGTATCGGTCCAAGCTCGACGAGCTGTCGGAATCCGTCATATGGGAGACCAACCGCAGGCATAGCCAGGGCGCGGGATTGCAGGCGTTCACCTCGGTCGACGGCACCTATCAGGTGGATTACGTGGACAAGGCCCTTGCCAGCGATTCCACCGGACTGGCCTTTGGCGACCGGCTCCAGGCGGGCAGCTCGTTCATGCATGTCTACAACGAGTCCACAGGCTTGCAGGTTTCGACGGCAGCCCTGGATTTCGACGGCAGCGGGGCGACCTTTGACCCGGCCGTGCATACCCTGGAGGACGTTCGCGACGCTTTTAACCGAACCTATGCGGGAACCATCAACGCGACCATCGTCAACAACAAGCTCCAGCTAGAGGCCGAGGACGGCTACACCTTCGCCTTTGGCACCGATTCGGCCGGGCTGTACGCGGCGTTGGGGCTGAATACCTTTTTCAAGGGAGACGACGCCAGCTCCATGGCCGTCAACGAGAAGATTTCCGGGGACCTTGATTTCCTGGCCACGGGGCACGTGAACGGCGCGGGCGAGATGAATCCCGGCGACAACACCACCGCGTTGGCCATGTATGGATTGCGCGAGGTCAATGTGACCATGTCCACGGCCATGGAGGGGACCACGTCGCAGACCATCCTCGACTATTACAACGGCATCGTGGGCAACGTGGGCACGGACACCAACCGCGCCCAGTTCAACCAGAATTTTTATCAGGCTTTGGCCAATGACCTGGATGAGCGGCAGCAGCAGATTTCAGGCGTCAACCTGGATGAGGAGATGAGCGATCTCATCAAGTACCAGGCGTCCTACACGGCGGCGGCCAAGCTCATCACCACGGCGGACGAAATGCTTCAAACCATCCTGTCGCTCAAACCGTAG
- a CDS encoding flagellar basal body P-ring protein FlgI, giving the protein MTLNERTNPVDSGEAARTLVLAALFVLLVLYLAAVLAPVEARAARLKDIASFSGVRTNELVGYGLVVGLAGTGDGTSSTFTMRSMSNMLEKMGVETDPDDLKPKNVAAVMVTAKMPVSAKPGSHLDITVSSLGDAKSLLGGVLLVTPLKGLDGRVYAVGQGSLTIGGFTVGGEAADAQKNIPTVGRIPNGAVVERGVPFQFNNQDHMTVNLDVRDFGTTMQVVNKINASMGGQFARAKDISTIDLELPDRFRGNMVPLMASLENLDISPDGKAKVVVDEKTGTVVLGQDVRLSRVAVAHGNLQIVVSETEQVSQPGPFSDGQTVVTPETDIQIQEQNNQLMLMEGATLQELVDGLNSIGATPRDLISIIRTLKAAGSLHAEVEVI; this is encoded by the coding sequence ATGACCCTGAATGAACGCACCAACCCCGTAGACTCCGGCGAAGCGGCCAGGACATTGGTTCTGGCGGCTTTGTTCGTCCTGCTCGTCCTGTACCTGGCGGCCGTGCTCGCTCCGGTCGAGGCCCGGGCGGCTCGGCTCAAGGACATCGCCTCCTTCAGCGGGGTGCGGACCAACGAGTTGGTGGGCTACGGCCTGGTGGTCGGCCTCGCCGGGACCGGCGATGGCACCTCCAGCACGTTCACCATGCGATCCATGTCCAACATGCTGGAAAAAATGGGTGTGGAGACCGATCCCGACGACCTCAAGCCCAAGAACGTGGCCGCTGTAATGGTCACGGCCAAGATGCCCGTTTCGGCAAAGCCCGGTTCGCATCTCGACATCACCGTCTCCTCCCTCGGCGACGCCAAGTCCTTGCTCGGCGGGGTCCTGCTGGTCACGCCCCTCAAGGGTCTGGACGGGCGGGTTTACGCCGTCGGCCAGGGCTCCCTGACCATCGGCGGCTTCACCGTGGGCGGCGAGGCGGCGGACGCCCAGAAGAACATCCCCACCGTGGGCCGCATTCCCAACGGGGCGGTAGTGGAGCGCGGCGTGCCGTTTCAGTTCAACAACCAGGACCACATGACCGTGAACCTGGACGTGCGTGATTTCGGGACCACCATGCAGGTGGTCAACAAGATCAACGCCAGCATGGGCGGTCAGTTCGCCCGGGCCAAGGATATTTCGACCATCGACCTGGAACTGCCTGACCGGTTCCGGGGCAACATGGTTCCGCTCATGGCCTCTCTGGAGAATCTGGATATTTCGCCCGACGGCAAGGCCAAGGTCGTGGTGGACGAGAAGACCGGCACCGTGGTCCTGGGCCAGGATGTGCGCCTGAGCCGCGTGGCCGTCGCCCACGGCAATCTCCAGATCGTGGTTTCCGAGACCGAGCAGGTCAGCCAGCCCGGTCCGTTCTCCGACGGCCAGACCGTGGTTACCCCAGAGACCGATATTCAGATTCAGGAGCAGAACAATCAGCTCATGCTCATGGAGGGCGCGACCCTTCAGGAGTTGGTGGACGGTCTGAATTCCATCGGGGCCACTCCGCGCGACCTCATTTCCATTATCCGCACCCTCAAGGCGGCAGGCTCCCTACATGCCGAAGTGGAGGTAATCTAG